The genome window tcattttttttcgtGGGATTCTTAGTTCTGGTTCAACGAGGTGAACCTTGATTTATTTAGGTTTTTGGGTGAAAGGGGAGGCGTGAATCTcgtataaaaattttatttgcatGTGATGCTGCTATGTAGTGATGTTTGGGTGGTTTGTCTTACAGGGGGTTGCGTTTCATGTGTGTTTTCCGGTTTAAGATGTGGTGGATGACTCAGAGAATGGGGACATCTGGCCAAGACATACCATTTGAGACGCAATTCTTGATTGTTGAGGGTCAAGAGGGTTCCCATTTTGGTGAAGATGGTGGTGGCCAGTCCGCAACATACGTTGTTTTCTTGCCTATTCTAGAAGGTGATTTCAGGGCTGTTCTTCAGGGGAATGCCAACGATGAGTTGGAGATCAGCTTAGAAAGCGGTATGGACTTTGCACTGGATTACCTCCCAGAAATCTTTGTTTCCTACTGTTTTGTAGTCGTTTGTATCTTGAAAGCAAATAATGTAATGCTAacttttctcccccttttttcaaatttttttttaatattcggGGTTCTAACTTTGCACTAAATTCAGGTGATCCTGCTGTCCAAGAATTTGAGGGAAGCCATTTAGTTTTCGTGGCTGCTGGATCAGACCCATTTGATGTTATCACTAATGCAGTCAAGTATGCTCTACCATCCTTGTGTTGTTCTATTATTGCGTTTGCTGATTCTTCCACAGAGATATCACTCGATATCTTGCTCTAAAGTTTCGTTTGGCAGACTGGTTTTTTCTGTTCTCAAGTTATGGTCTAGAATCTGGGCATAAATCTTGTTCTGCTTGTTTCTGCTAAAAACTGAAGTTTGGGAACATATGTAGATCTAACTTCTAAGCCATAGCTGCATGTCTGTCCAGAAATTCTAACCGACTTCTTGGTGAATATACGTGTATAGGAGTGTGGAGAGACACCTACAGACTTTTTCTCATCGTGATAGGAAGAAGGTATTAACATAACATCTATTGTCAAGGAGTATTATGATGCTGTTTGCTATTTGGTGCTTCTCCTTAGTATGTTCCTTTCGTCATCAGATGCCGGACATGTTAAATTGGTTTGGGTGGTGTACGTGGGATGCTTTCTACACTGATGTTACTTCAGAGGGAGTGAAGCAAGGTTTAGAGAGGTATCTTAACAAAAACCAATCTAGACATCTAATCTGCTGCAAATGGACTTAGTATGACATGTTGATGATCAACAGCATTTTCTTGCAGTTTGGAGAAAGGTGGGATTCCCCCAAAGTTTATTATCATTGACGATGGATGGCAATCTGTTGGGATGGATCCTACTAGCTTTGAATTCAAAGCTGACAATGCGGCTAAGTGAGTGCTCAAAGTGAAAACCGTATTTTATTAGTAAGTTTGCGAGATTCAATCAACCAAGCTGAATATTTGCAATTCCTGTTTCTCTCTTCAGTTTTGCAAATAGGCTAACTCATATCAAAGAGAACCACAAATTCCAAAAGAATGGCAAGGAGGGTCACAGATCGGAAGATCCTGCCATGGGACTTCGCCATCTCGTCACAGAAATTAAAGATGCATATGCTCTGAAGTATGAAGTCTTTCGTTCTGTCCCCTCTGTACTTTACTTCATAGGCACTTGTTAACTCAGGTACCATGATGCCCTTGTAGGTATGCTTACGTCTGGCATGCAATCACTGGGTATTGGGGTGGTGTGAGGCCTGGTGTCACTGAGATGGATCACTATGACTCTCAGATGGCTTATCCGATTTCCTCTCCAGGGTTTCAATCAAATGAAGCCTGTGATGCTCTGGATTGCATTACCAAAAATGGGCTAGGCCTTGTGAACCCTGAGAAAGTGTTCAACTTTTATAATGAGCTGCACTCATATCTCGCCTCCGCTGGCATCGATGGGGTTAAAGTTGATGTTCAGAACATCCTCGAAACCCTTGGAGCAGGCCATGGTGGAAGAATCAGACTAGCAAGGAAGTACCATCAAGCATTAGAGGCTTCAATTTCTCGGAATTTTCCCGATAATGGAATTATTTCTTGTATGAGTCACAACACAGACGGTTTGTACAGGTAAAAGTAATCTTCCATTTCCCATTTTTGACTTTGGCTACTTGCAGTACTTCACTAAGTCTGACGCGACGCAAAGGGGAGACAATGATCTgatatgagattatttttgaTGCTTGTAGTGCCAAGAGAAGTGCAGTAGTTAGAGCATCAGATGATTTTTGGCCAAGCGATCCTGCCTCCCACACAATTCACATAGCATCAGTTGCTTATAACACCGTCTTCCTGGGCGAGTTCATGCAGCCAGATTGGGATATGTTTCACGTAAGCCTTTGATTACAGAAGTCCCATCTCGGTTAGGATAGCTTGAATTTTTCTCAGATTTCTGTAACTTCGATTGCTGAACTTCATTTGtcatactactactactactacaatTTAGAGCTTGCACCCAATGGCTGAATACCATGGAGCAGCACGGGCAGTTGGAGGTTGTGCTATTTACGTCAGGTGGCGTGCTACTCCTCTAATCTAATATATGATTGATGCTACGCTACAAAATTATTAACGTGGTGACACGCTCTGACGTCGAACGATTCTTTATAATATTCAGTGACAAGCCCGGGCAGCATGACTTCAATCTCTTGAGGAAGCTCGTGCTTCCTGATGGATCCATCCTGAGGGCCAAACTTCCAGGAAGGCCGACGAGGGATTGCTTGTTTTCAGATCCTGCTAGAGACGGAAAAAGGTTGAGTTTTGCTTTGTTTGCTGCTTCCCTTCATTTTTGAAGTTGTTGTAATCGCTAATAACGCCTTGTGACGCATTTGCAGTTTACTGAAGATTTGGAATCTCAATGATTTGAATGGAGTGATTGGAGTGTTCAACTGTCAAGGGGCTGGATGGTGTAGAATTGGAAAGAGAAACCTCATTCACGACGAACGACCGGATACAATAACTGGAACCGTTCGGGCTAATGATGTCGACTACTTACCAAGAATTGCTCCTGATGGATGGAGAGGCGATGCTGTTGTCTATTCTCATATTCATGGTCAAATGACGAACTGCCTTTTTCATTCATCAAAGGCTTAGttgaatttttctttaatttgctttgttatctgCTGCAGGAAATCTGGTCTACCTTCCAAGCAATGCCGCTCTGCCAATTACACTGATGGCACGGGAGTACGAGGTTTTCACGGTTGTTCCTGTCAAGGAAACATCAAATGGTTCTCGATTCGCTCCTATAGGCCTCATCAGGATGTTCAATTCAGGTGGAGCGGTCAAAGAAGTAGGTTATGGAAAGAACATATGCGTCAAAGCACGGGGATGTGGTGCTTTTGGAGCCTATTCATCAGTGAGACCCAAAAGAATCACAGTTGACGCAGAGGAAGTCCAGTTTCATTTTGAAGAAGCCTCTGGATTGGTAACCCTCGATCTCCCAGTTCCAGAGAGAGCGCTGTACCTCTGGACCATCAACATTGAACTCTAAACAACCCATTAATTTAGAATGGAGTTTGCTCTCTGTAAACCTCCTTCAACACTACTATTTCTTTGCAATGGTATCGCTATTCTGAACAACGGTAAAAGATGGCATGTCCAAAAATCAGCGGATGGTTTTGGATTGGATTGGATTGCATAGGCTCTATATGTCGCCCAAACCCGTCAGAAGAATCTTTTGCTTCACACTCCTTAGATTTTTAACCATTTCACCTTATGAACGAGACAAAGATATCCTTCTCTGTTACGATCTTCTAACGCAAAAAAAAGTTACGGGATAAATAGGATCCAAGAAACAGAGAGAATTCCATAACGAAAATATATAATAGAGTAATTCCTTGGACTTGATCATCTTATGTCATCTACAGCAAAACTTATGTCATGGGGCACGACCCGGATCTTAGCAGAAGCAGCAGGAATCATAGTGGGTGGACGTCCGCTTTTGGGCATGATGGGACTTAGCTTCGTAGCAACTTTTGACTTTGCTTCTTGTAGCTTTTCCATTGGGTTTGTGCAATATATATTATTGATCCACCAGCTTCACTTGCAGGCcc of Coffea arabica cultivar ET-39 chromosome 5c, Coffea Arabica ET-39 HiFi, whole genome shotgun sequence contains these proteins:
- the LOC113688967 gene encoding probable galactinol--sucrose galactosyltransferase 1, whose amino-acid sequence is MTVGAGISVADGKLNVLGICILSDIHDNVIVTPATGESFINGAFIGIQSDHKASRSVFPVGKLQGLRFMCVFRFKMWWMTQRMGTSGQDIPFETQFLIVEGQEGSHFGEDGGGQSATYVVFLPILEGDFRAVLQGNANDELEISLESGDPAVQEFEGSHLVFVAAGSDPFDVITNAVKSVERHLQTFSHRDRKKMPDMLNWFGWCTWDAFYTDVTSEGVKQGLESLEKGGIPPKFIIIDDGWQSVGMDPTSFEFKADNAANFANRLTHIKENHKFQKNGKEGHRSEDPAMGLRHLVTEIKDAYALKYAYVWHAITGYWGGVRPGVTEMDHYDSQMAYPISSPGFQSNEACDALDCITKNGLGLVNPEKVFNFYNELHSYLASAGIDGVKVDVQNILETLGAGHGGRIRLARKYHQALEASISRNFPDNGIISCMSHNTDGLYSAKRSAVVRASDDFWPSDPASHTIHIASVAYNTVFLGEFMQPDWDMFHSLHPMAEYHGAARAVGGCAIYVSDKPGQHDFNLLRKLVLPDGSILRAKLPGRPTRDCLFSDPARDGKSLLKIWNLNDLNGVIGVFNCQGAGWCRIGKRNLIHDERPDTITGTVRANDVDYLPRIAPDGWRGDAVVYSHIHGNLVYLPSNAALPITLMAREYEVFTVVPVKETSNGSRFAPIGLIRMFNSGGAVKEVGYGKNICVKARGCGAFGAYSSVRPKRITVDAEEVQFHFEEASGLVTLDLPVPERALYLWTINIEL